One region of Quercus lobata isolate SW786 chromosome 2, ValleyOak3.0 Primary Assembly, whole genome shotgun sequence genomic DNA includes:
- the LOC115976849 gene encoding ABC transporter B family member 19 yields MAEATEPKSLPEAEKKKEQSLPFYQLFSFADKYDWMLMIAGSLGAIIHGSSMPFFFLLFGEMVNGFGKNQSDLKTMTEEVAKYALYFVYLGLVVCLSSYAEIACWMYTGERQVSTLRKKYLEAVLRQDVGFFDTDARTGDIVFSVSTDTLLVQDAISEKVGNFIHYLSTFLAGLVVGFVSAWRLALLSVAVIPGIAFAGGLYAYTLTGLTSKSRESYANAGIIAEQAIAQVRTVYSYVGESKALNSYSDAIQNTLKLGYKAGMAKGLGLGCTYGIACMSWALVFWYAGVFIRNGQTDGGKAFTAIFSAIVGGMSLGQSFSNLGAFSKGKTAGYKLMEIIKQKPSIVQDPLDGKCLAEVNGNIEFKDVTFSYPSRPDVIIFRNFSIFFPAGKTVAVVGGSGSGKSTVVSLIERFYDPNQGQVLLDNVDIKTLQLKWLRDQIGLVNQEPALFATTILENILYGKPDATMDEVEAAASAANAHSFITLLPNGYNTQVGERGVQLSGGQKQRIAIARAMLKNPKILLLDEATSALDAGSESIVQEALDRLMVGRTTVVVAHRLSTIRNVDSIAVIQQGQVVETGTHEELVTKAGAYASLIRFQEMVRNKDFSNPSTHRSRSSRLSHSLSTKSLSLRSGSLRNLSYSYSTGADGRIEMISNAETDKRNPAPDGYFCRLLKLNAPEWPYSIMGAIGSVLSGFIGPTFAIVMSNMIEVFYYRNPASMERKTKEYVFIYIGAGLYAVGAYLIQHYFFSIMGENLTTRVRRMMLAAILRNEVGWFDEEEHNSSLLAARLATDAADVKSAIAERISVILQNMTSLLTSFIVAFIVEWRVSLLILATFPLLVLANFAQQLSLKGFAGDTAKAHAKTSMIAGEGVSNIRTVAAFNAQNKILFLFSHELRIPQLRSLRRSQSAGILFGISQLALYASEALILWYGAHLVKKGVSTFSKVIKVFVVLVVTANSVAETVSLAPEIIRGGEAVGSVFSILDRQTKIDPDDPEAEPVETIRGEIELRHVDFAYPSRPDVMVFKDLSLRIRSGQSQALVGASGSGKSSVIALIERFYDPIAGKVMIDGKDIRRLNLQSLRLKIGLVQQEPALFAASIFENIAYGKEGATEAEVIEAARAANIHSFVSGLPDSYKTPVGERGVQLSGGQKQRIAIARAVLKDPTILLLDEATSALDAESECVLQEALERLMRGRTTVLVAHRLSTIRGVDTIGVVQDGRIVEQGSHSELVSRADGAYSRLLQLQHHHI; encoded by the exons ATGGCTGAGGCTACAGAACCAAAATCACTGCCTGAGGctgagaagaagaaagagcaaAGCCTACCCTTTTACCAGCTCTTCTCTTTTGCAGACAAGTATGATTGGATGCTCATGATTGCTGGTAGCTTGGGAGCCATAATTCATGGCTCTTCCATgccctttttcttccttctttttggTGAAATGGTTAATGGGTTCGGCAAAAACCAATCAGATTTGAAGACAATGACTGAAGAAGTCGCAAAG TATGCACTCTATTTTGTGTACCTTGGCCTTGTTGTCTGCTTATCATCCTATGCAG AGATTGCATGCTGGATGTACACTGGAGAAAGACAAGTGAGCACACTGAGGAAGAAGTATTTGGAGGCAGTGCTAAGACAAGATGTGGGGTTCTTTGACACTGATGCAAGGACTGGGGATATAGTTTTTAGTGTGTCCACGGACACACTTCTAGTCCAAGATGCAATTAGTGAAAAG GTGGGAAACTTCATACATTATCTGTCAACGTTTCTGGCAGGTTTGGTGGTTGGTTTTGTATCAGCATGGAGGCTAGCATTGCTAAGTGTGGCAGTGATACCAGGAATTGCTTTTGCTGGGGGCTTATACGCCTATACACTCACAGGCCTCACTTCAAAGAGCCGCGAATCCTATGCCAATGCTGGTATTATTGCCGAGCAG GCCATTGCACAAGTTCGGACGGTTTACTCATATGTTGGTGAGAGCAAGGCCTTAAATTCGTACTCAGATGCAATACAGAACACTTTGAAGCTTGGGTACAAGGCTGGAATGGCCAAAGGTCTGGGGCTAGGATGTACCTATGGAATAGCATGCATGTCATGGGCACTTGTTTTCTGGTATGCCGGTGTATTTATCAGGAATGGACAGACTGATGGAGGGAAAGCATTCACAGCAATTTTCTCTGCAATTGTGGGGGGCAT GAGTTTGGGTCAATCATTTTCAAATCTTGGGGCATTTAGCAAAGGTAAAACAGCTGGATACAAGTTGATGGAGATTATCAAGCAAAAGCCTTCCATAGTTCAAGACCCCTTAGATGGGAAGTGCTTGGCTGAGGTTAATGGCAATATAGAATTCAAGGATGTAACTTTCAGCTATCCATCAAGACCAGATGTTATTATCTTTCGAAATTTCTCAATATTCTTTCCTGCTGGAAAGACTGTTGCTGTTGTTGGTGGTAGTGGGTCAGGAAAAAGCACTGTTGTCTCTTTGATAGAAAGGTTCTATGATCCTAATCAAG GTCAAGTTTTGCTGGACAATGTGGACATAAAAACACTGCAATTGAAATGGTTACGTGACCAGATTGGACTAGTGAACCAAGAACCTGCACTCTTTGCCACAACCATACTTGAGAACATACTCTATGGGAAGCCTGATGCAACAATGGATGAAGTGGAAGCTGCTGCTTCTGCAGCAAATGCTCATAGCTTCATTACCTTGCTTCCTAATGGATATAACACTCAG GTTGGAGAGCGAGGAGTGCAACTCTCCGGTGGCCAAAAGCAGAGAATTGCAATTGCTAGAGCTATgcttaaaaacccaaaaatccttCTCCTTGATGAAGCAACTAGTGCCCTTGATGCAGGCTCTGAGAGCATCGTTCAGGAAGCATTAGACCGTCTCATGGTTGGTAGAACTACTGTAGTTGTTGCCCATCGCCTCTCCACTATTAGAAATGTGGATTCAATTGCAGTTATACAGCAAGGTCAAGTTGTTGAGACTGGAACACATGAAGAACTTGTTACCAAAGCTGGGGCCTATGCTTCATTAATCCGATTCCAAGAAATGGTTAGGAATAAAGATTTCTCTAACCCATCAACACACCGTTCACGCTCATCACGACTAAGCCATTCGCTGTCAACAAAGTCTTTAAGCCTCCGGTCTGGAAGCTTAAGAAACCTGAGCTATTCGTATAGTACTGGTGCAGATGGCCGGATAGAGATGATCTCAAATGCTGAAACAGACAAGAGAAATCCAGCCCCTGATGGCTATTTCTGCCGGCTTCTCAAGCTAAACGCTCCTGAATGGCCTTATTCAATTATGGGTGCTATAGGATCTGTGCTTTCTGGTTTTATTGGTCCAACATTTGCTATTGTGATGAGCAATATGATTGAGGTCTTTTACTACAGAAATCCTGCTTCAATGGAAAGGAAAACAAAGGAATATGTTTTCATTTACATTGGAGCTGGTCTCTATGCTGTGGGGGCATATTTGATACAACATTACTTCTTTAGTATTATGGGAGAGAACCTTACCACAAGAGTTAGGAGAATGATGCTTGCAG CAATCCTAAGGAATGAAGTTGGGTGGTTTGATGAGGAAGAGCATAATTCAAGTCTTCTTGCAGCACGTCTGGCCACTGATGCTGCTGATGTGAAATCTGCAATTGCTGAAAGGATTTCTGTCATACTCCAGAACATGACCTCACTCCTCACTTCATTCATTGTTGCTTTCATAGTGGAATGGAGAGTCTCCCTTCTCATCCTTGCTACCTTTCCCCTTCTAGTCCTGGCTAACTTTGCTCAG CAACTCTCTCTCAAGGGGTTTGCTGGTGACACAGCAAAGGCCCATGCCAAGACCAGCATGATTGCAGGCGAGGGAGTGAGCAACATCCGAACTGTTGCAGCCTTCAATGCCCAAAACAAGATCCTATTTCTGTTCAGCCACGAACTCCGTATTCCTCAGCTCAGGAGCCTACGTCGCAGCCAATCTGCTGGCATCCTCTTTGGCATCTCTCAGCTTGCTCTTTATGCATCAGAAGCCCTCATTCTTTGGTATGGTGCACACCTTGTTAAAAAAGGCGTCTCCACCTTCTCAAAAGTTATTAAGGTTTTTGTAGTCCTGGTAGTTACAGCCAATTCAGTTGCAGAAACTGTTAGTCTTGCTCCTGAGATTATTAGGGGTGGTGAAGCTGTTGGCTCAGTGTTTTCAATTCTTGACCGTCAAACAAAGATTGACCCAGATGATCCTGAGGCTGAGCCTGTTGAAACAATACGTGGGGAGATTGAACTTAGACATGTTGATTTTGCATACCCTTCAAGACCTGATGTAATGGTGTTTAAAGACCTCAGCCTTAGAATCCGTTCTGGCCAAAGCCAAGCTCTTGTTGGGGCTAGTGGCTCTGGCAAGAGTTCCGTGATTGCATTGATTGAACGTTTTTATGATCCGATTGCTGGTAAAGTTATGATTGATGGAAAGGACATTAGGCGGTTGAACTTGCAGTCCCTTAGGCTTAAAATCGGATTGGTACAGCAAGAACCAGCACTTTTTGCAGCTAGCATTTTCGAAAACATTGCCTATGGTAAAGAAGGAGCAACAGAAGCTGAAGTAATTGAAGCAGCTCGTGCTGCTAATATCCATAGTTTTGTTAGTGGTTTGCCTGATAGTTACAAAACTCCAGTTGGTGAAAGAGGTGTTCAACTCTCTGGTggacaaaaacaaagaattgcAATTGCCAGGGCAGTTCTCAAGGACCCCACAATTCTTCTATTAGATGAAGCCACAAGTGCACTTGATGCTGAATCAGAATGTGTCTTACAAGAAGCACTTGAGAGGCTAATGAGGGGCCGCACCACTGTGCTTGTGGCTCACCGTTTGTCAACTATTAGAGGGGTGGACACTATTGGAGTAGTGCAAGATGGGCGCATTGTAGAACAAGGTAGCCATTCTGAACTAGTAAGCCGAGCTGATGGGGCTTATTCTAGACTTTTGCAACTACAACACCATCACATATGA
- the LOC115976850 gene encoding tubulin alpha chain-like: MRECISIHIGQAGIQVGNACWELYCLEHGIQPDGQMPGDKTVGGGDDAFNTFFSETGAGKHVPRAVFLDLEPTVIDEVRTGTYRQLFHPEQLISGKEDAANNFARGHYTIGKEIVDLCLDRIRKLADNCTGLQGFLVFHAVGGGTGSGLGSLLLERLSVDYGKKSKLGFTVYPSPQVSTSVVEPYNSVLSTHSLLEHTDVSVLLDNEAIYDICRRSLDIERPTYTNLNRLISQVISSLTASLRFDGALNVDVTEFQTNLVPYPRIHFMLSSYAPVISAEKAYHEQLSVSEITNSAFEPSSMMAKCDPRHGKYMACCLMYRGDVVPKDVNAAVATIKTKRTIQFVDWCPTGFKCGINYQPPTVVPGGDLAKVQRAVCMISNSTSVAEVFSRIDHKFDLMYAKRAFVHWYVGEGMEEGEFSEAREDLAALEKDYEEVGAESAEGEDDEGDEY, encoded by the exons atgaGAGAGTGCATCTCAATCCACATCGGTCAGGCCGGTATCCAAGTGGGTAATGCCTGCTGGGAACTCTACTGCCTTGAACATGGCATTCAG CCTGATGGACAAATGCCTGGCGACAAAACAGTAGGAGGCGGAGATGATGCCTTCAACACCTTTTTCAGTGAGACCGGCGCCGGGAAACACGTCCCTCGTGCCGTGTTCTTGGATCTGGAGCCCACTGTCATCGATGAGGTCAGGACCGGGACATACCGCCAGCTTTTCCACCCCGAACAACTCATCAGCGGCAAGGAAGACGCTGCTAACAACTTTGCTAGAGGCCATTACACAA TTGGGAAAGAGATTGTGGATCTGTGCCTTGATAGGATCAGGAAGCTAGCTGATAACTGCACTGGGCTTCAGGGGTTTTTGGTTTTCCACGCTGTTGGTGGAGGAACAGGTTCTGGGTTGGGGTCTCTGCTTCTTGAGAGGCTGTCTGTGGACTATGGAAAGAAATCAAAGCTGGGTTTCACTGTCTACCCGTCCCCTCAAGTTTCAACCTCTGTTGTGGAACCTTATAACAGTGTTCTGTCCACTCACTCACTCCTGGAGCACACTGATGTCTCGGTGCTACTCGACAATGAAGCCATTTATGATATTTGCCGCAGATCATTGGACATTGAGAGACCCACTTACACCAATCTCAATAGGCTTATTTCTCAg GTGATTTCTTCATTGACTGCATCTTTGCGTTTTGATGGTGCATTGAATGTGGATGTGACAGAGTTTCAGACCAATTTGGTCCCATATCCAAGGATTCACTTTATGCTTTCATCATATGCACCAGTTATCTCAGCTGAGAAGGCTTACCACGAGCAGCTTTCTGTGTCTGAAATCACCAACAGTGCATTTGAGCCCTCGTCCATGATGGCTAAATGTGACCCTCGACATGGAAAATACATGGCTTGTTGTTTGATGTACAGAGGTGATGTGGTCCCCAAGGATGTGAATGCAGCTGTGGCCACCATCAAGACCAAGAGGACTATTCAGTTTGTTGATTGGTGCCCAACTGGGTTCAAGTGCGGTATCAATTACCAGCCTCCAACTGTGGTTCCTGGTGGTGACTTGGCTAAGGTTCAAAGGGCTGTTTGTATGATCTCCAACTCAACTAGTGTGGCTGAGGTGTTCTCAAGGATTGATCATAAGTTTGATTTGATGTACGCGAAGAGGGCCTTCGTGCATTGGTATGTTGGTGAGGGTATGGAGGAAGGAGAGTTTTCAGAGGCTAGAGAAGATTTGGCTGCATTGGAGAAGGATTATGAGGAAGTTGGGGCTGAGTCTGCTGAAGGAGAAGATGATGAAGGTGATGAGTATTAG